The Legionella sp. PATHC032 genome has a window encoding:
- a CDS encoding PrkA family serine protein kinase, producing MNTQDFLAGYTKRFVDNKEEDMSLDEYLELCKTDPTAYANPAERLLMAIGEPELIDTRHDPVLSRIFSNKIIHHYEVFKDFYGMEEPIEQIVGFLKHAAQGLEETKQVLYLLGPVGGGKSSIAEKLKDLMERVPFYAIKGSPVFESPLSLFNPLEDGELLRERFGIPTRYLRYLMSPWAVKRLQEYNGDISKFRVIKVKPSRLKQIAIAKTEPGDENNQDISSLVGKVDIRKLEEFSQDDPDAYSYSGGLCRANRGLLEFVEMFKAPIKVLHPLLTATQEGNYNATEGLSAIPFEGIILAHSNESEWQSFRNNKNNEAFIDRINIVKVPYCLRVSEEIKIYQKLIHNSSLANAPCAPGTLDMLAQFSVLTRLKEPQNSSIYSKMRVYNGESLKDTDPKAKSYQEYRDFAGVDEGMSGISTRFAFKILSKVFNFDHTEVAANPVHLMYVLERQIEQEQFPQELHETYLNFIKEYLATKYVDFIGKEIQTAYLESYSEYGQNIFDRYITYADFWIQDQDYRDPDTGEIFDRALLNLELEKIEKPAGISNPKDFRNEVVNFVLRARANNRGKNPVWNSYEKLKSVIEKKMFTNTEDLLPVISFNAKASEEDKKKHEEFISRMVEKGYTRKQVRLLCEWYLRVRKSQ from the coding sequence ATGAATACACAAGATTTTTTAGCGGGTTATACCAAACGATTTGTTGATAATAAAGAAGAAGACATGAGTTTGGATGAGTATCTGGAATTGTGCAAAACGGACCCGACAGCATATGCCAACCCAGCAGAGCGTTTGCTTATGGCGATAGGCGAGCCTGAATTGATTGATACTCGACATGATCCGGTTCTATCACGAATTTTCTCAAATAAAATAATCCATCATTATGAAGTTTTTAAAGATTTTTATGGAATGGAAGAACCCATTGAGCAAATCGTTGGCTTTTTAAAACATGCTGCGCAAGGTTTAGAGGAAACGAAACAGGTTTTATATCTTTTAGGGCCTGTTGGTGGAGGTAAATCGTCCATTGCAGAAAAATTGAAAGACTTAATGGAAAGAGTCCCTTTTTATGCAATCAAAGGCTCCCCTGTCTTTGAATCTCCACTGTCATTATTTAACCCCTTGGAAGATGGTGAATTACTTAGAGAACGTTTTGGTATCCCAACACGCTACCTACGCTACTTAATGTCCCCCTGGGCAGTCAAACGATTACAGGAATACAATGGCGACATCAGCAAATTCCGGGTTATTAAAGTCAAGCCTTCTCGACTCAAACAAATTGCCATCGCAAAAACAGAACCTGGCGATGAAAACAATCAAGACATTTCTTCTCTGGTTGGTAAAGTCGATATCCGTAAATTGGAAGAATTTTCCCAAGATGATCCTGATGCTTACAGCTACTCTGGAGGCTTGTGTCGAGCCAACCGCGGGCTTTTGGAATTCGTGGAAATGTTTAAGGCACCGATAAAGGTACTTCATCCCTTGCTGACCGCAACGCAAGAAGGTAATTACAATGCCACAGAAGGGCTTTCAGCTATTCCTTTTGAAGGAATTATACTGGCCCACTCCAATGAATCAGAATGGCAATCCTTTAGAAACAATAAAAATAACGAAGCATTTATAGACCGAATCAACATAGTCAAAGTGCCTTATTGCCTGCGTGTTTCTGAAGAAATCAAAATCTACCAAAAACTAATCCATAACAGTTCTTTAGCCAATGCGCCTTGCGCACCTGGTACACTGGATATGCTAGCCCAGTTTTCTGTATTAACCCGTTTAAAAGAACCACAAAACTCCAGCATTTACTCCAAAATGCGCGTGTATAATGGAGAGAGTTTGAAAGATACCGATCCCAAGGCAAAATCGTATCAGGAGTATAGAGATTTTGCAGGGGTTGACGAAGGGATGAGCGGAATATCCACGCGGTTTGCCTTCAAAATCCTTTCAAAAGTATTCAATTTTGATCATACTGAAGTGGCAGCAAACCCGGTTCATTTAATGTATGTGCTGGAACGCCAAATCGAACAGGAACAATTTCCTCAAGAGTTACATGAAACCTACTTGAACTTCATTAAAGAATATTTGGCGACCAAATACGTCGATTTTATAGGTAAGGAAATTCAAACCGCTTACCTGGAATCCTATTCTGAGTATGGGCAGAACATATTTGATCGTTACATTACCTATGCTGATTTCTGGATTCAAGATCAGGATTATCGCGATCCGGATACTGGCGAGATATTTGACCGAGCCTTATTAAACCTGGAATTGGAGAAAATCGAAAAACCGGCAGGGATCTCCAATCCTAAAGACTTCCGTAATGAAGTAGTCAATTTCGTACTGCGCGCTCGAGCAAATAACCGAGGAAAAAACCCTGTATGGAATAGCTATGAAAAACTAAAATCAGTCATTGAGAAAAAAATGTTTACCAATACTGAAGATTTGTTACCCGTTATTTCTTTCAATGCCAAAGCATCTGAAGAAGATAAGAAAAAACATGAAGAATTTATCTCTCGAATGGTAGAGAAAGGCTACACACGAAAGCAAGTTCGCTTACTTTGTGAATGGTACTTGAGAGTAAGGAAGTCACAATAA
- a CDS encoding YeaH/YhbH family protein, which produces MSQLIDRRQNAGKKSTVNRQRFLRRYKSQIKKAVSEAVGKRSITEIDQGEQITIPAKDIYEPQFHRGHGGHIERVLPGNDNFIAGDRIKRPGGGGAGGAGGNASDSGEGEDNFVFELSREEFLELYFEDLELPDLVKKELARISTYKTVRAGVTTSGIPNNINVLRSMKQATGRRVALASPYKKRLKEAEEELERLKQLANPDKLDILKLERDIEFFKKKIQTVPFIDTIDLRYNHRVRVPSPSTQAVMFCVMDVSGSMDEAKKDIAKRFFILLYMFLTKNYEKIELVFIRHHTSAKEVNEEEFFYSRETGGTVVSSALELLNTIIEARYPPQAWNIYVAQASDGDNWNADSPYCQELLQEKIMPLLQYFAYIEIMPRHHQSLWEVYQQVKERYPNFAMENIDNVADIYPVFRELFKRKTL; this is translated from the coding sequence ATGTCGCAATTAATTGATAGACGACAAAATGCTGGAAAAAAAAGCACGGTTAATCGCCAACGTTTTTTACGCCGTTATAAAAGCCAAATTAAAAAAGCAGTTTCTGAGGCTGTCGGAAAACGGAGTATTACTGAAATTGACCAAGGCGAACAAATCACTATACCCGCCAAAGACATTTATGAGCCTCAATTCCATAGAGGCCATGGTGGCCATATCGAACGTGTACTACCTGGAAATGATAACTTCATCGCCGGAGACAGGATAAAAAGGCCTGGCGGTGGAGGTGCTGGAGGTGCTGGAGGTAACGCCAGCGATAGCGGTGAAGGTGAAGATAATTTTGTTTTTGAATTATCCCGTGAAGAATTTTTGGAGCTCTATTTTGAAGATCTGGAATTACCTGATTTGGTAAAAAAGGAATTAGCAAGAATTAGCACTTATAAAACAGTAAGAGCTGGCGTAACCACGAGTGGAATACCTAATAATATTAATGTCCTTCGTTCAATGAAGCAAGCAACAGGACGTCGCGTCGCTTTAGCCTCCCCCTATAAAAAGCGCTTAAAGGAGGCTGAAGAAGAACTTGAACGCCTGAAGCAATTAGCCAATCCGGACAAGCTAGATATTTTGAAGCTTGAAAGAGACATTGAGTTTTTCAAAAAAAAGATACAGACCGTACCATTTATAGACACAATTGACCTGCGTTATAATCACCGTGTGCGAGTGCCATCACCATCTACACAAGCAGTGATGTTTTGTGTGATGGACGTATCAGGCTCCATGGATGAAGCTAAAAAAGACATAGCAAAACGCTTTTTCATATTACTTTATATGTTTCTTACCAAAAATTACGAAAAAATTGAATTGGTTTTTATCCGCCATCACACCTCAGCCAAAGAAGTTAATGAAGAGGAATTTTTTTATTCACGCGAGACGGGCGGCACCGTTGTTTCCAGTGCCCTGGAGTTATTAAATACCATCATTGAGGCACGCTATCCTCCTCAAGCCTGGAACATTTATGTTGCCCAAGCATCCGATGGCGATAACTGGAATGCAGACTCTCCTTACTGCCAGGAGCTGCTACAGGAAAAAATTATGCCTTTATTGCAATATTTTGCTTATATTGAAATCATGCCCCGTCATCATCAAAGTTTGTGGGAAGTATATCAACAAGTAAAAGAACGTTATCCTAATTTTGCCATGGAAAATATTGATAATGTCGCTGACATTTATCCTGTATTTCGCGAATTATTTAAAAGGAAAACGCTATGA
- a CDS encoding SpoVR family protein: protein MRKKPLSTGAEWTFELIQAYDREIARIAKSFNLDTYPNQIEIITAEQMMDAYSSVGMPIGYHHWSFGKHFVSVEKSYKRGQMGLAYELVINSNPCISYLMEENTMAMQALVIAHACYGHNSFFKNNYLFKMWTSADAIIDYLVFAKKYISDCEERYGIDAVESILDACHALMNYGVDRYKHPAPLSIQEEKIRQQNREIYMQSQVNELWRTIPFSKQIDKNGQKKRFPEEPQENILYFIEKNAPLLEPWQREIVRIVRKLAQYFYPQGQTKVMNEGWACFWHYTILHALYDEGLVTDEFMLEILQSHTNVIMQPAYNSPYYSGINPYTLGYHMMQDIKRICENPTEEDKKWFPYLANTDWLTSLDTAMRNYKDESFIAQYLSPKLIRDLKLFHIVDDDRNSELYINAIHDEWGYQQIREALSRQYNLGYLEPDIQVYSVDLQGDRSLTLRYSQQNRVPLGSSTNEVLKHLHYLWQFPVILQAVDVENKITEEFSCPPLNTNKTAETH from the coding sequence ATGAGAAAAAAGCCACTGTCAACCGGTGCAGAATGGACTTTCGAGTTAATACAGGCCTATGACCGCGAAATTGCGCGCATCGCTAAAAGCTTTAATTTGGATACCTATCCAAACCAAATTGAAATCATTACCGCAGAACAAATGATGGATGCCTACTCATCTGTGGGTATGCCCATCGGTTACCACCATTGGTCTTTTGGAAAACATTTTGTCAGTGTTGAGAAAAGTTATAAAAGAGGACAAATGGGCTTGGCCTATGAGCTTGTAATTAATTCCAATCCTTGTATTTCTTATTTAATGGAAGAAAATACCATGGCTATGCAAGCATTGGTTATTGCCCACGCATGCTATGGCCACAATTCTTTTTTTAAAAACAATTACTTATTTAAAATGTGGACTTCTGCAGATGCTATTATTGACTATCTGGTATTCGCCAAGAAATACATCAGTGATTGTGAGGAACGTTATGGAATAGATGCGGTAGAGTCAATACTTGATGCTTGCCATGCCCTTATGAATTACGGAGTTGATCGATACAAGCATCCCGCTCCTTTATCTATCCAGGAAGAAAAAATTCGACAGCAAAACCGTGAAATTTACATGCAATCACAAGTTAATGAATTATGGAGAACAATACCTTTCAGTAAGCAAATCGATAAAAACGGACAAAAAAAGCGCTTCCCAGAAGAACCTCAGGAAAATATTCTTTATTTTATAGAAAAAAATGCCCCTCTCTTAGAGCCCTGGCAAAGAGAAATAGTGCGTATAGTAAGAAAATTAGCCCAATATTTTTATCCTCAGGGACAAACTAAAGTGATGAATGAAGGATGGGCTTGCTTTTGGCATTATACTATTTTGCATGCCTTGTATGACGAAGGTTTAGTGACCGATGAATTTATGCTGGAAATACTACAAAGCCACACCAATGTCATCATGCAACCAGCATACAATAGTCCTTATTACAGCGGTATTAATCCATATACCCTTGGCTACCACATGATGCAAGACATCAAACGAATCTGTGAAAACCCCACAGAGGAAGACAAAAAGTGGTTCCCCTATCTCGCGAACACAGATTGGCTCACAAGCCTTGATACAGCGATGCGCAACTACAAAGATGAAAGCTTTATCGCTCAATACCTGTCACCAAAACTTATACGAGATTTAAAACTGTTCCATATAGTTGATGATGATCGCAACTCCGAATTATACATCAATGCCATTCACGACGAATGGGGATATCAGCAAATCAGAGAAGCATTATCCAGGCAATATAATCTGGGTTATCTGGAACCTGATATTCAAGTCTATTCTGTCGATTTGCAAGGAGATCGCTCTTTGACTTTAAGATACTCTCAACAAAACAGGGTACCACTTGGAAGTTCAACTAATGAAGTATTGAAGCACTTACATTATTTATGGCAATTTCCGGTCATATTACAGGCAGTAGATGTGGAAAATAAAATCACCGAGGAATTTAGTTGTCCACCACTAAATACAAATAAAACAGCGGAAACTCATTGA
- the vipE gene encoding Dot/Icm T4SS effector VipE → MPLAQTKRLINTYGASLKNGTISNEELINLLDPNTFTKSEGYVDPNAPVSDSNHSKMDAIKDFVLTIGPTLDSEILHQLTSRVIELSPPGDRNTFMRGSSLEKAFLAFEMAYYPTKAEEHFNSTRIRTEFPGENDIANLKAVILNPIIAFFQSPPGTDEKLEKLIELCTDYKEHLQPSLTDDVNNLVNKKHAIVTSMLAALTDSTASNSATKIKNMEQILTEEHKATLKDRRDSWSGARFLESILHILSLGIYSKLTKGTFKFWKSHGEALSDNIEEVSKQQPDMK, encoded by the coding sequence ATGCCTTTAGCTCAAACCAAACGCCTGATTAACACCTACGGCGCTTCACTTAAAAATGGAACAATTTCTAACGAAGAACTGATTAATTTGCTGGATCCCAACACTTTTACAAAATCAGAAGGTTATGTGGATCCCAATGCCCCGGTTTCAGACTCCAATCACAGCAAAATGGATGCAATAAAGGATTTTGTATTAACTATTGGCCCAACTTTAGATTCTGAGATACTTCACCAATTAACATCTCGAGTGATCGAACTATCGCCCCCAGGAGATAGAAACACTTTTATGAGAGGCTCCAGCTTGGAAAAAGCTTTTTTAGCTTTTGAAATGGCTTACTATCCAACAAAAGCAGAAGAGCATTTCAACTCAACAAGAATTAGAACAGAATTCCCAGGCGAAAATGATATTGCCAATCTTAAAGCGGTTATTTTGAATCCAATCATTGCATTTTTCCAATCGCCTCCCGGAACCGATGAAAAATTAGAAAAACTAATTGAATTGTGCACAGATTATAAAGAGCACTTGCAACCCTCTCTAACCGATGACGTTAATAATCTAGTAAATAAAAAACATGCGATTGTTACAAGCATGCTAGCAGCTCTCACTGACAGCACAGCTTCAAATAGTGCAACAAAAATTAAAAATATGGAGCAAATACTGACTGAGGAACACAAAGCCACTTTAAAAGATCGCCGCGACTCATGGAGTGGCGCAAGATTTCTTGAAAGCATACTGCACATATTAAGCCTGGGCATTTATTCAAAACTGACCAAAGGCACTTTTAAGTTTTGGAAAAGCCATGGCGAGGCTCTCTCCGATAACATTGAAGAAGTTAGCAAACAGCAACCTGACATGAAATAA
- the lapA gene encoding aminopeptidase LapA, which yields MRFNQWMTCITSGLILASNSCFATTSPVHEQLQVPQCLAAKITIPHKVLAENKEFKIIDVSSSDVETLTILADKVNCGHFMNVSHKLTGTLAANQQQSAQKLLQKKLIKPFGVFKLHKDVYEIKHEEEVNAALKEVVSDNIWQTLTHLTSYYNRSATKDTGVETANWLKSKFEQMAVEYDRTDTSTFFVKTGWYKQPSLVTVIGKDIQAPAIVIGAHMDTLDGRMPGAGDDGSGSSSIMEAARVIMSSKATFKRPIYFIWYAAEERGLVGSQHVVQHFQEQSIPVKAVVQFDMTGYRNDANDPTMWVFTDYTDKNLSNYLAKLIDHYIHVPVDYSRCGYGCSDHASWNEEDIPAAFPCETSFADHNPYIHTSSDKMDLLNLEHMTNFSKLAVAFAIELASE from the coding sequence ATGCGTTTTAACCAATGGATGACCTGTATCACATCAGGATTAATACTCGCCAGTAATTCATGTTTTGCAACGACGTCGCCTGTTCATGAGCAATTGCAAGTTCCACAATGCCTTGCTGCAAAAATAACCATACCCCATAAGGTTTTGGCCGAGAACAAAGAGTTCAAAATTATTGATGTCTCATCATCTGATGTAGAGACTCTGACTATTCTGGCTGATAAAGTAAATTGTGGCCATTTTATGAATGTGAGTCACAAATTAACAGGGACATTAGCGGCAAACCAACAGCAATCTGCTCAAAAGTTACTGCAAAAAAAACTCATTAAACCGTTTGGTGTATTCAAATTACATAAAGACGTTTATGAAATCAAGCATGAAGAAGAAGTCAATGCAGCATTAAAAGAAGTAGTCTCTGACAACATATGGCAAACTTTGACTCATCTGACTTCCTATTATAATCGCTCTGCAACCAAGGATACAGGTGTTGAAACGGCCAATTGGTTAAAATCCAAATTTGAACAAATGGCTGTTGAGTATGACAGAACTGATACTTCGACCTTTTTTGTAAAAACCGGGTGGTACAAACAACCTTCCCTGGTTACCGTGATTGGCAAAGACATACAGGCTCCCGCTATTGTCATTGGCGCTCATATGGATACTCTTGATGGTCGTATGCCTGGCGCTGGTGATGATGGTAGTGGCTCATCAAGTATTATGGAAGCAGCGCGGGTTATCATGTCATCTAAAGCGACATTTAAGCGCCCCATCTATTTTATTTGGTATGCCGCTGAAGAAAGAGGTTTGGTTGGTTCACAACACGTCGTTCAACACTTTCAGGAACAATCAATTCCAGTGAAGGCTGTGGTGCAATTTGACATGACAGGCTATCGAAATGATGCCAATGATCCAACGATGTGGGTGTTTACTGATTACACAGATAAGAATTTAAGTAATTATTTGGCCAAATTAATTGATCATTATATTCACGTACCGGTAGATTATTCTCGATGTGGTTATGGCTGCAGTGATCATGCCTCCTGGAATGAAGAAGATATTCCTGCTGCTTTCCCATGTGAAACCAGTTTCGCCGATCACAATCCATACATCCATACTTCTTCTGATAAAATGGATTTATTAAATCTGGAGCATATGACCAACTTCTCCAAACTGGCTGTAGCGTTCGCTATTGAGCTGGCCTCCGAGTAA
- the iroT gene encoding T4SS effector ferrous iron transporter IroT/MavN, producing the protein MNIKNIPIKPQKIPYYLFLLLLTTGASLILGFLSFGGMYALLPALPLAFAGFALSVAYEGEIYLQNIKGALNKLFKFNYLKNYLAKEYLLTHFPNTDEENCPQFFKDYKRQLELLGEFGHKELNQDSKKRKRQIEKTLSDMEKWFALQLFSDKNNTSPTPSKYTKELLDWLALNKQDEWVKRWEKRHFQFHIVKGFSVVAGLFMGLGSTYLIVEAFTVIPFFAAIPFALWPIIILPMAIVAGAAYGMLTYNAVTDMINNNTVVKWYNKIRDDLSQGLTVRNVFIATTAVFLVGLALALTVCTAGTWWTIATNARPLFDWMKKMPSFIMGVINPIITGASAIVFNIQNTAESLDMVDEATRSNKNVFQKIYEATSNGYQHLRETENWLQIVNPFRILLKLTITPLRILLFLGHLISVAVTSDRMPGVPQILSALVAIISEGFEDAHYFIGHDHEDEQDEEHGHQDHHQFEKLLKERLNPDSDQDHNMDIPTWVLKTIASPIYGLAALWDCSASKLNPPQENHSKNLPSGKKPHVLSLGEAWNKQWGVAKEFDVKLNANAERPSQEWQVEHAVARIEKFQRKHLKDIVIGRELADKKIVALNQLKEKIRHPEKGETLSDTLEQAKKQSDYNQHRLFSQKGEKTRTQIFIEELPERVNLSHGQ; encoded by the coding sequence ATGAATATAAAAAATATACCTATCAAGCCCCAAAAAATCCCTTATTACTTGTTTCTTCTTTTACTGACGACAGGAGCAAGCCTGATACTTGGCTTTTTAAGCTTTGGAGGCATGTATGCTCTTTTGCCCGCGCTGCCTTTAGCTTTCGCAGGTTTTGCTTTATCGGTCGCTTATGAAGGCGAAATCTATTTGCAAAACATAAAAGGCGCTCTTAATAAACTGTTTAAATTTAACTATCTTAAGAATTACCTGGCCAAAGAGTATTTGCTTACTCATTTTCCAAACACCGACGAAGAAAATTGCCCGCAATTTTTCAAAGATTATAAAAGACAGTTAGAATTATTGGGTGAATTTGGTCATAAAGAACTCAATCAAGACAGTAAAAAAAGAAAGCGCCAAATTGAAAAAACACTCTCAGACATGGAAAAGTGGTTTGCCCTGCAATTGTTTTCAGATAAAAACAATACATCCCCAACCCCATCCAAATACACGAAGGAACTACTTGACTGGCTTGCTTTAAATAAGCAAGACGAATGGGTAAAACGATGGGAAAAGCGTCATTTTCAATTTCATATTGTCAAAGGTTTTAGTGTGGTTGCTGGTCTTTTCATGGGGCTGGGAAGCACCTATCTTATTGTTGAAGCCTTTACGGTAATTCCGTTTTTTGCTGCCATTCCATTCGCATTGTGGCCCATTATAATCCTTCCAATGGCTATCGTCGCAGGGGCTGCTTATGGAATGCTGACCTATAATGCTGTTACTGATATGATCAACAATAATACAGTTGTCAAATGGTATAACAAAATTCGCGATGATTTAAGTCAAGGTTTAACTGTACGCAATGTGTTTATAGCAACTACTGCTGTTTTTCTTGTTGGACTGGCACTGGCCCTAACCGTCTGTACTGCTGGAACATGGTGGACGATTGCTACAAACGCCCGCCCTTTATTTGACTGGATGAAAAAAATGCCCAGTTTTATTATGGGGGTTATCAATCCGATTATAACTGGTGCTTCGGCTATCGTCTTTAACATACAAAACACAGCTGAATCACTGGATATGGTCGATGAAGCAACTCGTAGCAATAAGAACGTCTTCCAAAAAATTTACGAAGCAACAAGCAATGGATATCAGCACTTACGTGAAACTGAAAATTGGTTACAAATAGTTAACCCGTTTCGCATTCTTTTAAAATTAACCATTACCCCACTACGTATTCTTTTGTTTCTGGGACATTTGATCAGCGTTGCAGTCACATCGGATCGTATGCCTGGAGTACCGCAGATTCTTTCCGCACTCGTTGCCATTATTAGCGAAGGCTTTGAAGATGCCCACTATTTTATTGGACATGACCATGAAGACGAACAGGATGAAGAACATGGACACCAAGATCATCACCAATTTGAAAAACTCCTAAAGGAAAGGCTGAATCCTGACTCCGATCAAGATCATAATATGGATATTCCTACCTGGGTATTAAAAACTATTGCTTCACCTATATATGGCTTAGCAGCACTCTGGGATTGTTCTGCCAGTAAGCTAAATCCTCCTCAAGAGAATCATAGTAAGAATTTGCCTTCTGGCAAAAAACCTCATGTGTTAAGTCTTGGAGAAGCATGGAATAAACAATGGGGAGTAGCCAAAGAATTCGATGTTAAATTAAATGCTAATGCTGAACGCCCATCGCAGGAATGGCAAGTTGAGCATGCTGTTGCTCGGATAGAGAAATTTCAAAGAAAGCATCTTAAAGACATCGTTATAGGTCGCGAATTGGCCGATAAAAAGATCGTCGCGCTCAATCAATTAAAAGAAAAAATACGTCATCCTGAAAAAGGTGAAACATTGAGTGACACTCTGGAACAAGCTAAAAAGCAATCAGACTACAATCAACACAGACTATTTAGCCAAAAAGGGGAAAAAACCCGCACACAAATCTTCATTGAAGAACTTCCAGAACGCGTCAATCTCTCTCATGGCCAATGA